The Akkermansia sp. N21116 genome includes a region encoding these proteins:
- a CDS encoding MFS transporter produces the protein MNTPLPHTVPGYYRLSACAFYFIQGLVFASWASRIPDIKQALHLNDAALGSLLFIIPLGQMTAMAFSGYAVGKYGSRKMVTLAAILYPGTLVLLGLARNVTELTAALFLFGMAANLSNISINTQGVGVERLYKRSIMARFHGLWSLAGFIGGLISTWMVSCHLKPLEHFCFIFAFCIVLLLAMHPFMLPRDPKTNGATTPNGKKKIFTKPDKYVFLLGVIAFGSMVSEGTMFDWSGVYFESVINPGPDLVRLGYIAFMCTMAIGRFTADRLIIRFGVIPILQISGVTIAAGLILSVLYPHIIVSSLGFALVGFGTSSIIPMCYSLAGRSKAMIPSVAIATVSSIGFLGFLIGPPIIGFIAHASSLRWSFVLIAVIGFMTTLIAPKLRKF, from the coding sequence ATGAATACTCCCCTTCCACACACCGTTCCCGGGTACTATCGTCTTTCTGCCTGCGCCTTCTACTTTATTCAGGGTCTCGTCTTCGCCAGCTGGGCAAGCCGCATTCCCGACATCAAACAAGCCCTTCATCTCAACGATGCCGCACTGGGCAGCCTCCTCTTCATTATCCCTTTAGGACAAATGACAGCCATGGCCTTTTCAGGTTATGCCGTCGGTAAATACGGCAGCCGGAAAATGGTCACCCTCGCCGCGATCCTTTACCCGGGTACCCTCGTTCTACTGGGGCTGGCACGAAATGTCACTGAATTGACGGCAGCCCTCTTCCTCTTCGGGATGGCGGCCAACCTTAGCAACATTTCCATCAATACACAGGGCGTCGGCGTCGAACGTCTCTACAAACGCAGCATCATGGCAAGATTTCACGGATTGTGGAGTCTGGCCGGATTTATAGGCGGTCTCATCAGTACCTGGATGGTCAGTTGTCATCTTAAGCCTCTGGAACACTTCTGTTTCATCTTTGCCTTCTGTATCGTCCTCCTTCTCGCCATGCATCCCTTCATGCTCCCCCGGGACCCTAAAACAAACGGAGCAACAACACCAAACGGCAAAAAGAAAATCTTCACCAAACCGGACAAATACGTCTTCCTTCTGGGAGTCATTGCTTTCGGCAGCATGGTCTCCGAAGGAACCATGTTCGACTGGAGCGGCGTTTACTTCGAAAGCGTCATCAATCCCGGCCCCGACCTTGTCCGCCTCGGTTACATTGCCTTCATGTGTACCATGGCTATAGGGCGCTTTACAGCCGACCGCCTGATCATCCGTTTCGGCGTCATCCCCATCCTCCAGATCAGCGGCGTCACCATAGCCGCCGGTCTCATTCTTTCCGTCCTTTATCCTCACATCATTGTCTCGTCGCTCGGATTTGCCCTCGTCGGCTTCGGCACGTCATCCATTATTCCCATGTGTTACAGTCTGGCCGGACGTTCCAAAGCCATGATCCCCAGCGTCGCCATCGCAACCGTATCCAGCATCGGTTTCCTGGGATTCCTGATCGGCCCCCCCATCATTGGCTTCATCGCCCATGCCTCCAGCCTCCGCTGGTCCTTTGTCCTGATTGCTGTCATCGGCTTCATGACCACGCTCATCGCGCCGAAACTCAGGAAGTTTTAA
- a CDS encoding lipocalin family protein produces the protein MKLFSTIRSSIRRAGVIDIHVPPMPDFDLNRYTGHWYEIARLDHFFERGLARVTANYTRREDGKILVINRGYDPVQKCWKENQATAIQQKPSNYFRVYFVPLIGGAYRILGLDKDYKWAVISGGRSDYLWFLSRMPSVSSETWDTMVEIARNSGYNIAELIPVSQGAQPPSDMPENTPSHRMT, from the coding sequence ATGAAACTGTTCTCCACCATCCGTTCTTCCATCCGCCGGGCAGGCGTCATCGACATTCATGTCCCGCCCATGCCGGACTTCGACCTGAACCGTTATACAGGGCATTGGTACGAAATCGCCCGCCTGGATCATTTCTTCGAACGCGGACTGGCACGAGTCACTGCCAATTACACCCGGAGGGAAGACGGCAAAATACTCGTCATCAACCGAGGATACGACCCTGTTCAAAAATGCTGGAAGGAAAACCAGGCTACCGCCATCCAACAAAAACCGTCGAACTACTTCCGCGTATATTTCGTCCCCCTCATCGGAGGGGCATATCGCATCCTCGGACTCGACAAGGACTACAAATGGGCCGTCATCTCGGGGGGGAGGTCCGATTATCTGTGGTTTCTCTCCAGAATGCCATCTGTTTCCTCCGAAACCTGGGACACCATGGTGGAAATCGCCAGAAACTCCGGATACAACATTGCCGAACTCATTCCTGTCAGCCAGGGAGCCCAACCGCCTTCCGACATGCCGGAAAACACTCCGTCCCATCGCATGACATAA
- a CDS encoding pyrimidine dimer DNA glycosylase/endonuclease V — protein sequence MRLWSLHPSYLDSAGLVALWREGLLARKVLSGNTRGYRNHPQLERFKHHPDPVDLLDGYLTCVYEEAIRRGFRFNKDKIHCHDLTRHIPLPGGQLDYEFRHLMGKLKFRTPHQWFKLREISVVQPHPLFYIIEGSVCDWEIIDRSRSS from the coding sequence ATGAGACTCTGGTCCCTCCATCCATCATACCTTGATTCCGCAGGACTTGTCGCCCTATGGAGGGAGGGGCTTCTCGCCAGGAAAGTCCTCTCCGGAAATACACGAGGCTACCGCAACCATCCTCAATTGGAACGGTTCAAACACCACCCCGATCCCGTCGATCTCCTCGACGGGTACCTCACCTGCGTTTACGAAGAAGCCATCCGCCGAGGATTCCGTTTCAACAAGGATAAAATCCACTGCCATGACCTCACCCGGCACATCCCGCTACCCGGCGGGCAGTTGGACTACGAATTCCGGCATCTCATGGGCAAACTGAAATTTCGCACCCCGCACCAATGGTTTAAACTCAGGGAAATATCCGTTGTACAACCGCATCCTTTGTTCTACATTATAGAGGGTTCCGTCTGCGACTGGGAAATTATCGATAGAAGCCGATCGTCATGA
- a CDS encoding MFS transporter — MVFVLIALFLGQYGAGMYDLVFSNFLRDAHHLNAEERGFLELPRELPGILTLFVTSALFFMNEVRIASVACLLMTAGMLVLSRLDDACSMWTLSAWIMLVSLGQHILMGTIDSIVMHTARPENRSLRLGQMKALGTAASLLGALVVWIKWKFNTSFGVDFTVTALVCLVAALFLSRVKTPVFPKRRGWRECFMFRKRYKVYYSLEILHGIRKQLYLTFGFWLMVSTLQQSPTQMGRTLLLAGVIGLVTQPLIGWSIKKYGERNVTIFDSIALSLLCLAYAFAPSVLSHQWAVGVVTACFVLDNLLFAMGMARSTYVARISEKPEDISSCIYTGIAVNHVASIAYGIIGGLIWTYTGGPQAVFLIGGLATVGAGLVARKMEKGTILPTPAA; from the coding sequence ATGGTTTTTGTCCTGATCGCTTTATTTTTGGGTCAGTACGGAGCGGGAATGTACGATTTGGTGTTTAGTAATTTCTTGCGTGACGCTCATCATTTGAATGCCGAGGAACGTGGTTTTCTGGAGTTGCCCCGTGAGTTGCCGGGCATTTTGACTCTATTTGTGACAAGTGCCCTGTTTTTTATGAATGAGGTACGCATAGCTTCCGTGGCGTGTCTGTTGATGACGGCGGGTATGCTGGTACTTTCCCGGCTGGATGATGCGTGCAGCATGTGGACGTTGTCGGCATGGATCATGCTGGTGAGTCTTGGTCAGCATATTCTGATGGGGACGATTGATTCCATCGTCATGCACACGGCACGTCCGGAAAACAGGAGCCTCAGACTGGGGCAGATGAAGGCGCTGGGAACGGCTGCCTCATTGCTGGGGGCTCTGGTGGTGTGGATTAAATGGAAATTCAACACTTCGTTCGGGGTTGATTTTACGGTGACGGCTTTGGTGTGCCTGGTTGCCGCATTGTTTCTTTCCCGCGTGAAAACTCCTGTGTTTCCGAAGCGCAGGGGATGGCGGGAGTGTTTTATGTTCCGCAAGCGCTACAAGGTGTATTATTCACTGGAAATTCTGCACGGTATCCGCAAACAATTGTATCTGACATTCGGATTCTGGCTGATGGTCAGTACTCTGCAACAGAGCCCAACTCAGATGGGACGTACGCTTTTGCTGGCCGGGGTCATCGGGTTGGTGACTCAACCGTTGATTGGTTGGAGTATCAAGAAGTATGGTGAGCGCAATGTGACGATTTTCGATAGCATTGCTCTTTCCCTTCTTTGCCTGGCATATGCTTTTGCCCCGTCTGTTCTTTCCCATCAGTGGGCAGTTGGGGTGGTGACTGCTTGTTTCGTTCTGGACAACCTCTTGTTTGCCATGGGGATGGCCCGCAGTACCTATGTGGCCCGCATCAGTGAAAAACCAGAGGATATCAGCTCTTGCATTTACACGGGAATCGCCGTGAACCATGTGGCATCTATTGCCTACGGCATTATCGGCGGGCTGATTTGGACGTATACGGGTGGCCCCCAGGCCGTGTTCCTGATCGGTGGACTGGCAACGGTTGGAGCCGGTTTGGTGGCTCGGAAGATGGAAAAAGGGACGATTCTGCCGACTCCGGCTGCTTAA
- the hisC gene encoding histidinol-phosphate transaminase, whose translation MSRIEQYANPQVLDLVAYEPGKPIEETARELGLKPEDIVKLASNENPLGPSPKAIEAIRKIAGQVHIYPDGAAFRLRSAIADRYGVRFEETAVGSGSSEIIELVCHAFLNKDTEVVAARHAFSMYPIMAKLFGASYVEVPNKPDWTHDLQGFLHAITDKTRIVFITNPTNPIGTVVTQQEIDDFMAKVPDHVVVCFDEAYHEFCDSPADTLKYVREGRNVVVLRTFSKVYGLAGLRIGFGLAPQSICSLLHKTRTPFNAHIVAQEAALVALEDQEHIRRTVDNNRKEMKRYEQAFADMGLEWIPSQGNFVLVKVGEGRKVFQDMLRQGVITRAQDGYGLPEWIRITIGLPQENTKCLEVLRAVLGK comes from the coding sequence ATGAGCAGAATCGAACAATATGCCAATCCGCAAGTGCTGGATCTCGTGGCGTATGAACCGGGAAAACCGATCGAAGAAACAGCCCGCGAACTGGGTCTAAAACCCGAAGATATCGTCAAACTGGCTTCCAATGAGAACCCTCTGGGGCCGTCTCCGAAGGCTATCGAAGCCATTCGAAAAATTGCCGGGCAAGTCCATATCTACCCCGATGGCGCCGCATTCAGACTCCGCTCCGCCATCGCCGACCGTTACGGCGTCCGCTTTGAGGAAACGGCTGTCGGCAGCGGCAGCAGCGAAATCATCGAACTCGTCTGCCATGCCTTCTTGAACAAAGACACGGAGGTCGTTGCCGCCCGTCACGCTTTTTCCATGTATCCCATCATGGCCAAATTGTTCGGAGCCTCCTATGTAGAAGTCCCCAACAAACCGGATTGGACCCACGATCTGCAGGGTTTCCTCCATGCAATCACGGACAAAACGCGTATCGTCTTCATCACCAATCCGACCAATCCCATCGGCACAGTCGTCACCCAACAAGAAATCGACGATTTCATGGCCAAAGTCCCCGATCATGTCGTCGTTTGTTTTGACGAAGCCTACCACGAGTTCTGCGACTCTCCCGCAGACACGTTGAAATATGTCCGAGAAGGTCGCAACGTCGTTGTCCTGCGCACTTTCTCCAAGGTATACGGCCTCGCTGGTCTCCGCATCGGTTTCGGGCTGGCTCCCCAATCCATCTGTTCCCTTCTGCACAAGACAAGAACGCCCTTCAACGCTCATATCGTCGCCCAGGAAGCGGCTCTCGTCGCTCTGGAAGACCAAGAGCATATCCGCAGGACAGTTGACAATAACCGTAAAGAAATGAAGCGCTACGAGCAGGCTTTTGCCGACATGGGGCTGGAATGGATCCCGAGCCAGGGCAACTTCGTCCTCGTCAAAGTGGGAGAAGGTCGCAAGGTCTTCCAGGACATGCTCCGACAAGGCGTCATCACACGTGCCCAGGACGGATACGGCCTACCGGAATGGATCCGCATCACCATCGGCTTGCCGCAGGAAAATACCAAGTGCCTGGAGGTACTTAGAGCTGTCCTCGGCAAATAA
- a CDS encoding family 20 glycosylhydrolase, which translates to MKKNIFIIMLAAWAVSPLMGQDVQQIADTLSIPQIKAGTKRFPMPVAPGAQIKILGADYEQIINSKGDISPVISDTPVNISFKVTKDGKEAISKDYEIILKAPEAEQGNPKPHVIPEILQWKGGQGEYKPGDTITIACRENEFSKLVAADMEDVLGRKVKLVSPGSKADISFSLLKGSNIGQEGYKLFVTANGIRIEAVSITGLYWGTRTLLQMLRQNPESVPCGEAVDFPRYQVRGFMLDIARTPYPLSYIKEVIRTMSWYKMNDLHLVINNNYIFHEQYVDKGLDPFKESYSAFRLESNMKGKDGTPLTAKDLFYTKKDFAELIAYAKRHGVHIVPEFDTPGHALSFTRVRPDLIYKGPMNHEKRRCEMLDAANPETLDFVGKVFDEYLMKDPKLGRPVFAGCDVVHVGADEFYGDKEDYRHFADFVLNHALKRGYTPRIWGSLSAKPGKTPVVVKGVQMNLWSAGWMKAWEAVNLGYNVINTNDGALYIVPYANYYRMDRNHKGIYENWIPNRIGNETLPSGHPQLIGSTFAIWNDETDLKHSGYAPYDIWNTISGSIDVLSQKMWGKAKTPDSFEQHRELVSAIGNAPRTNPLYKWKNAQPFSITPGKLPQKLARPSLGPNYHLTMELELASAPQGKEQVLLSAPEGELLAVMKDGTIGFRRDDSLEFSFGAKLPVGKKVKLELIGEPEKTQLLIDGQPAGTMVLKSFRNPDENFAPRTKGLRSTFILPLQVLGSSFQGKVYNLSVLP; encoded by the coding sequence ATGAAAAAAAACATATTCATCATCATGCTTGCCGCATGGGCCGTTTCTCCGCTAATGGGACAGGATGTTCAGCAAATTGCAGATACTCTTTCCATTCCGCAGATCAAAGCCGGAACAAAGCGATTTCCTATGCCAGTAGCTCCCGGTGCCCAGATTAAAATTTTGGGAGCTGACTATGAGCAAATCATTAACAGCAAGGGTGATATATCACCCGTCATTTCAGATACACCGGTCAATATCAGCTTCAAAGTAACCAAGGACGGCAAAGAGGCCATCAGCAAAGACTATGAAATCATACTCAAGGCCCCCGAAGCCGAACAGGGCAACCCCAAACCCCATGTCATTCCGGAGATTTTGCAATGGAAGGGAGGCCAGGGAGAATATAAACCGGGCGATACCATCACCATCGCCTGCCGGGAAAATGAGTTTTCGAAACTTGTTGCAGCCGATATGGAAGACGTGCTGGGCCGTAAGGTCAAGCTCGTTTCCCCAGGATCCAAAGCGGACATTTCTTTTTCCCTGTTGAAAGGAAGCAATATCGGCCAGGAAGGCTATAAACTTTTTGTAACTGCCAACGGTATCCGTATTGAAGCGGTTTCCATAACCGGTCTGTACTGGGGAACACGCACTCTTCTGCAAATGCTACGCCAGAATCCTGAAAGCGTGCCTTGTGGCGAAGCCGTGGATTTCCCCCGGTACCAGGTACGCGGATTCATGCTTGATATAGCTCGCACTCCCTACCCTCTCAGCTATATCAAGGAAGTAATCCGCACCATGTCCTGGTACAAGATGAACGATCTTCACCTGGTCATCAACAACAACTACATCTTTCATGAACAATACGTAGACAAGGGACTTGATCCATTCAAGGAAAGCTACTCCGCCTTTCGTCTGGAATCCAATATGAAAGGGAAAGACGGAACGCCCCTCACGGCAAAAGACCTGTTCTACACCAAAAAGGATTTCGCAGAGCTGATTGCTTACGCCAAGCGGCACGGCGTCCATATCGTACCGGAATTCGATACTCCCGGACACGCCCTCTCCTTCACACGGGTGCGTCCGGATCTCATTTACAAAGGCCCTATGAACCATGAAAAGCGCCGCTGCGAGATGTTGGATGCAGCCAATCCGGAGACTCTCGATTTTGTAGGCAAGGTATTTGACGAGTATTTGATGAAAGATCCCAAACTGGGACGTCCGGTGTTTGCCGGGTGCGATGTAGTACACGTAGGAGCAGACGAATTCTACGGAGACAAGGAAGACTACCGCCACTTCGCCGATTTCGTGCTCAATCATGCTCTCAAGCGCGGTTATACCCCGCGTATCTGGGGAAGCCTCAGCGCCAAACCCGGCAAGACGCCCGTCGTAGTCAAGGGCGTTCAAATGAACCTCTGGAGTGCGGGATGGATGAAGGCATGGGAAGCAGTCAACCTCGGTTACAACGTTATTAATACCAACGACGGCGCACTCTACATCGTCCCCTACGCCAACTATTACCGCATGGACAGAAACCACAAGGGAATCTACGAAAACTGGATTCCCAATCGCATCGGTAATGAAACACTGCCCTCCGGCCACCCTCAGCTTATCGGTTCCACCTTTGCCATCTGGAATGATGAAACAGATCTGAAGCATTCGGGATATGCCCCCTATGATATCTGGAACACGATTTCCGGTTCCATTGATGTACTCAGCCAAAAGATGTGGGGAAAAGCCAAAACTCCGGATTCTTTCGAACAGCATCGGGAACTTGTGTCTGCCATCGGAAATGCTCCCCGTACCAATCCACTCTATAAATGGAAGAACGCACAACCGTTCTCCATTACTCCCGGAAAATTACCCCAAAAACTAGCCCGACCCTCTCTCGGCCCCAATTACCACCTTACCATGGAGCTTGAGCTGGCCTCTGCTCCGCAAGGCAAGGAACAAGTCCTGTTATCCGCTCCGGAAGGCGAGTTACTGGCTGTCATGAAAGACGGCACCATCGGTTTCAGACGTGATGATTCCCTGGAATTTTCCTTCGGGGCCAAATTACCCGTCGGGAAAAAAGTCAAACTGGAACTCATCGGAGAGCCGGAGAAGACCCAGCTCCTGATTGACGGCCAGCCTGCCGGCACCATGGTGCTTAAAAGCTTCCGCAATCCGGATGAAAACTTTGCACCTCGGACCAAAGGACTGCGTTCTACCTTTATCCTGCCTCTGCAGGTTCTCGGTTCCTCCTTCCAAGGCAAAGTGTACAACCTCAGTGTTCTGCCATAA